The following coding sequences lie in one Spinacia oleracea cultivar Varoflay chromosome 1, BTI_SOV_V1, whole genome shotgun sequence genomic window:
- the LOC110787171 gene encoding auxin-responsive protein SAUR78-like — translation MAKAGKLTKLRSALKKMNSFSKLRRENSINCTPAPSDDFHVSSTNNHNNVGGLLHTVYVGKSLRRYQVTSEVLDNPVIQELVDRSNGCDEETTVIGCEVVLFEHLLWMLQNIDSQSESLEELVGLYAY, via the coding sequence ATGGCGAAAGCAGGAAAATTAACGAAGCTGAGGTCAGCATTGAAGAAGATGAACTCCTTTAGTAAGCTGCGACGAGAGAACAGCATAAACTGTACACCCGCACCCTCTGATGACTTCCACGTGTCATCAACTAATAATCATAACAATGTTGGTGGGCTACTTCACACAGTCTACGTTGGGAAGTCTCTTCGCCGTTACCAGGTGACGTCAGAGGTGCTTGATAATCCTGTGATTCAAGAGCTTGTTGATAGATCAAACGGCTGTGATGAAGAGACCACAGTAATTGGTTGTGAGGTcgttttattcgaacatttgtTATGGATGTTGCAGAATATTGACTCGCAATCTGAGTCTCTGGAAGAATTGGTTGGCTTGTATgcttattaa